TTCCAATCGAACTCTCTTGAAGAAATAATTCACGAAGCTATGAATGGAGTGTAACATCAACGACGTCTGGATATCTGAAATTCAGAATGAAAGAATTGGCACCGACAAAAACTTGTTTCATCAACTTGTTGCGACAAAAAATAGATAGTTTTGTTTTTGCTCCTTATTTTTGCACGCTCAGGATGACAACTTCAAACCTTGATATTTGCAATATTCAAGGctgtataattttttaaaatatttaaatttcaaggtTCAATCACTATGTAACCGATAATTCAAGCAGTAGCTTCTTGACGATGAATCCCCGAAACCTTTGGTTCCTGCAACAGCGAAATCATCCATTTCCGGATTCACGATATGATCTTTTCACTCAAAATAAGAATTACTCTCAGTTGAAAACCTTAAATCTTGTTAAAAAAGTTGACTGCTAATTCTAGCTTTTGGTTTCTTGTTTGTTCTTTCTAAGTCTTGGCttagattagattagatttAGAGGCACAACAATGACGCTAGATGTCATCAAGGCTGAAGAAAATTGGATTTGTTGAcaagaaaaatgttattttagatGGGGCTTGAGGTTAAGAGACAAAGCCACCTTGCCAGCATTGATTTGCCGTTGTTTCTTTTTTCATCCCCTACTCGTGCTTTCAGCTACCTCACCTTGTCTCCTACCAATTTTACGACCCAAAACAAGTCTATTTTTCTTTCATCGAGGTTTGGGTACATGCCAGAGGACTGTCCAACCATGCAAAAATTCCCATCTCCCCAACTTGTATGACAATTTGACatttttaaagaatatttatTCTATGATTGATCCAATTGAATGGCCCAAAAACCAATAAATCTGAGCGATGTTTACTGCTGGCGGGACACGAACACGAACTCATGTGCTTGGGATGGAAATTCTCCCATGGATATTTGGTAGATTTCTGTGAACCTTGGGAACACCATAGAGCAATTTATACATGTTTACAGACACTTGCACATGGTGAAGAAGCCAGGCTGCCACCATGAGCAATATAATATGAAGTACACAATCATTTTCTCGGTGACAACCTTAGtttaaaaacaaaaggaaaCAGATTGCATAAACTCATGAAGTAAGGAAAACCAtagtcattttattttattaagaatcataaattcaataattaccACTTTACATTTTCAATTAAGCATCATTTAGAAGTGAATATAGCCGCTTTCATTGATAAAAGAAAAGtttctcaaatttttatgttatttttaaaaacttaaagGTCTCgcccataaaataaaataaaaaaaaaacatattagtcACATGTTTGTCATAATTACTTCTTACATCTCTATCTGCACAGAGCATATATTGTATTGATCGACAAAAtttgaacaaaataaaataaaataaatggtgcTCTTACAGAATCTTTGAGGTTTAAACATTATAGCTGGCATGTCTCCCCACTCCCCTGCCTAGTGAAAGAACCCTTGCTACCACCCTCACTTGTCCTCCCCAGATCCACCAAAATAAAACACCCTATATAAACCACCCCAGCTTATAATTGTATTCAATCCAAAGTACTCAAGTATCAAGAATCAGATAAAAAATCACTccaaaaagaacaaaaaaaacagTGTTTTCAGCTCAAACATCTTGACAAAAGATGAGAACCAAGGTAAATGATGCAACGGCTACTAATTCTGCATTTGACAAGAATTTGAAGAGGCAGAGACTAATTCCACAGAGAGGACAGATCAAAATGAGGATAGCAGCAAAAGCATTTCATTCTCTCATATCCTCGGCTCAATATCTGAGTTCACCTAGGAAAAAATCTCAGTATTAAGGAAAAATGTTGTATAAAACTCTTGTATTGCATTTTCTTGTACTCGTTTTTGTGAATTGAAAAATTTTGGTTGCTGCATTCTTGCGTGATATTGTCGAAGTAGTCTGATTCAAAAGATCAAGTGTTTTCCTTAACCAACAAGGCACGTTATACAGATTGGTTGCTCAAaaccataaaattataaaaaccaGAAATGTTTATTTAGACCATGTACATTACTGTTTGCTACATGTTGCGATGTGCATTAAACCACATACCTCGATTTAGTTCATGGTATTTGGTAAAATCTTTATGCATGATGGTACCAACTATGGCAAAACTTTGATGCAATAATCAAGCAAGTACTTCTCCCCTCTTTTTTTCGAATTTGGGGAAGAAAACGTCCTACTATGCTTCCATTTCAAGGTGAATCATGGTATCAATTCTTGACCAAATCAAAAGAGTATCTATCACAGAATTTGGAATGTCTCAAGGATCGATTCTTTGGTTACATGTCAAGCCACATAAATAAACTAAAATGCCAAGAAACCATGATGCCTTTTCCATGTTCCAAGGAACAAACATTCCCATTTTGCTCTATCACAACACTCAAATTCACATGTCAGGTGCATATTTTGTCAATCCTTCTACGATGGCTGCTTCAATGAGATTTAGCAATGCTGTCACAATGCAGAGTATCCAGTTCAATGTCAAACCAGAGGTGAAGCATTCATTTCACTCTGTGTTTCTAAACAGACCATGCGGCTTTCAAGAACCAGATATTGGGATGCTGCTCCAACCGATACATTTAAATAAGAGCATCAAAAGCAAATCCTTACAACTATTTGCGATTCCATCTAGCAATTCTAACATCAAAATAAGCGCAGATTCTCCTGCAAACATAATTATGCAGTTTTACTCTGCCATTAATGAGAAGAAGTTAAAGAAACTAGACAAATTGATGGCAGAAGATTGTTTCTTTGAAGATTTCTCTTTCCCTAAACCGTTCCACGGAAAAAAGGTATTACATCTCTAAATCACatttacaattttaaaatatcaataaccCAACTCACGAGGAACTTGCCGCCTTTCATGTGTTCACAGTAAAGTGTGTGTTGCCTTGTTCAGAAATAACATGTTTGATTCTTGAACAATGCAGGAGGTTTTGCATTTCTTGGAGCAAATAATTTCATGTATGGGTCAAAATATGCAGTTCAACATTGATCATATATGCGAAGGGAATGACTTCACCGCTGCAGTCAGTTGGAATTTAGGCATCTTCTGCGATGACCTCACTCACTAATCTCGAATGATTTACACACTACCTTTAAAAAGAAATGATCGTTTTACATAGAGAATAGCATTTTACATTCTACGACACTAAAGATTTCTATTTTGCTAATGCAGATTGGTATAATATACAAGTCCCTTTAACCAGAGGATGCAGCTATTACTCACTATCAGCAGATGGAGACAAGCTAGTCATCAAGTATGCATAAAGATAATTTTTGAACGAACCCATCATGTTTAATTGAAAGATAGCCATAACTTCTTTCACAACCCCGTGCAGGAAAGTTCGAGTTTTCATTGAGCCACCTATCAAACTGGGACGTGTAGCGCTGgtactaaaaataaatatccttgTCAATCTTTTTAACACCTCGTTTACTTAATCTTTCAACTGTTTAGTCACTATTTGTCTTTcccctttttcctttttctttttttgcatTTCCTTGAGAATAGACAATGTTCAAGATTGTGACTTCACTATTTGATGCATTCCCAGCAGCTACAGAATGTATGTGAGCTTCCCAATATACTAAtgctttttttttcttgaactaTTAGCCTCCAGTTAGAGTAGCATCATTTGGTATACTGATTGAATGTCCTAATACGAGATAAATATCGAACATCTATTAATTGAGTGGAGGACATaataaatatctaattaatataatatatgatataacaaaaaatatataggtTCGAAACACACAGGGTACTGATAAAACTACATTTTCTAATGCAGGGTGCCTGAAAAGATCTCATATCATATTTCAAGTGCTTCTAAAGACATACAGTATAATTATACAGCCAATCATAAGTCCATTTGAAGCATGGTACATTAAACTCGTGCAATTTGCAGCTTGCATTCTCAGCTTCGtcctcaaaataatatattacctctccaagaatttgaaattgtaaatattgatttttccTCTATCACCTAATCAAGAGTTGCTTTTACAAGCCATCATTTACAATTCTAAAGCGAAGGAATAAAGACATATTATTATAAGAATGACCAATATTAGAATTTGTGGTACATGAATCATGTATAATTTCTTTTTGAATATTGGTCCATTTATCAGATGTATAGGATCGAATCAAATATGTCAACTTTAGATAAAAATCTGTGTATTTGATCATGAAAAAAATCAGAGATCCCAACAAGATCACatctaaatcaaatttaaagtcACTGCACAAATCGACTATCTTAGCTATAATGAATTAGAGTAACATCAAGCTTCACAGTAACAATTAACAAAcctgaaataaatatttagtaTCCTAAATAAACTTAGTAACTTCTAATAGTAAACTCGGTTTTATAAATAACAAGCTGTGATAATTTAAACAATggttaaaataatatatgtccGGGAAGATTTATCCATGGAGAAACAACATATATTTACCAAACAGTACAAAAGAACTATTGCAAATAAAGATGATTATTTAACAAGACCTGGATTAAACTCAACTGATTCCCTCCAAATAAGCTCCCTAATGTTTTCTTCGGTTATTGATGGCCGCTCAAAATCGAAACTGAAAGGCATGGAGCAAATGGGCTCGTCATTTATATCGTGAAGAGATGATAAATATGGATGACAGAGAGCCTCGTCAACTGCTTAATCCAGAAATTTGATATCAGCTGAATTTAACAAGATTAATTATTGAGATGAAATCTAAAAAAGAAGCTGAATGTACCAGTTATACGTTGGCTGGGATCAAACTTAAGCAGCTTCCCCAGTAAATCCAGTGCCAAAGGAGACATGTTCGGAAATCTAGTCAACAATTGTTGTTTTGGGAATTGAGGAAGCTGTTTTACATATCTTCGGGCATTGTCGCTTCTTAGGAATTTAAGGCTCATCTCATCAGGGGTCCCTAATAGCTTTGAGGCAAAAAAGGAGACGatttacaaatttataatatagaACAGAATTTAGACATACAGAGGGAAACTTTGCTTGGTGAACCTCTAATCAAACTATACATTCTTGCATTTCGGTTATCTTTTTGACTCCTAATTCCCTCAAGCTTCCTCTAACGCTAAGTAGTAGCTAGATTTGATACCACATTGAAATTTCAATTCATCTTTCGTACACAGAATTTATATGTTTAGGCTAAATTTGGAGAAAGTACAAAATTCAATTCGTAATGTCACCCCACAAAATCATAATTCGAAAATCATGGAGCTTCGATCCCGAACATAGAAAACTCCAGATATTCAGGGGAGGATGGTGAACTGGGAAGAGGGTACATGTGGGGAGACTGAATGCATTTAGAATACGAAACTTGCactttttagaaaaattaaaaataaaattattgaaatgtTTCCGTTATATTGGAAACTGTCCCTCCAAACCCTGGTGGATCGCTAATGATCCCAAAAGAGCGATGTTAAAAAGGAATACCTCAGTAATGAGTTTCAGCTGATGAATATAATCTTTTCCTGGGAATAAAGGTTCTCTGGTCATTGTTTCAGCAAGAATGCAACCAACGGACCACACATCTATTGCAGCAGTGTATTCAGAGCAATTAAGGAGCAATTCAGGCGCTCGATACCAACGTGTTACCACGTATTCAGTCATGAAATCCGTTTCAGATATTGTCCTTGCCAAACCAAAATCTCCTATTTTCAGATCACAGTTCGCATTGAGAAGCAAATTGCTTGGCTTAAGGTCACGATGCAAGACGTTTGCTGAATGTATATATTTTAGCCCTCGTAACAATTGATACAGGAAGTActgaaaattgtaaaataaataagatCATAATTCACAAATAATTATAGGAAATCGAAAAGAATACACTTTTCTCATGAATTATGCCAAAATACTCAACTCGAGAGGATAGATTTAGGTAAGAACTAGGAACTTGAGGTATGCAACAGTGGCAGCAAAACTACTAGAGGCTATTACAACATGGCAATATGCATGATTCGAGTTTATTTTTCCACAAAAAATGGACTATTCAAAAAAGAAACACACCACTTGCAGGTAGTTCCAGTAGATCAATGACATCAAATTCCTTTCCACAAAATGCTGCGATACTGGGAGTTACATTTTACTGTGAATTCCTTACCAAGACTAGGTGCTGAAATATTTTGGTAATTCACACGAGAGGATCAGGAATAATGATGAGGGGGAGTGTGACTAGGTGAGAAAGGAGACTAAAAGGATTTCAAGTGAGCAAAACATGacttttcagaaaattatgtacagaatttaatatttttaatttgaggGAGTGACCGACGATTTGCTGGATCCACTCATGCATTTTTCTCGTAATCGAGTGGTTATCTACACGTTATATTTGAACAcaaattttaaatgtcaattggcaatagcaaaaaaaaatcaagcgaTAAGAACACAATCTACTCTGCAACCATTTCTGTCCTGTGTTCAAAGAGAGATAATTTAGGCATCTAAGGGAAAAGAGTCTATCTGCTTAGAATTAGTGAAATACCCCAGTACAATCCACAGAAAATGTATTAATCACTCGTCGAATAACTCCAACCACAGAAATCTTTTGATGTAACATTTGCACATGAAACTCTCAGTTGACCAATTCATTTTAGTAGTAGCTCTTTCTTGCTTTCACTCTCAATATTCTAGTTCATTGCTAAATTTGAGGTTAATGTAACTGGAATCACAGTGATTCATCTTCAGTGCTATATTTgaactgaaaattaaataactatttgtaaaaataaatggtATTCAAAAGTATAACCTGACAATGATCATCTGTTAATTCTTGATCGGATCTGATAACCTGATGCAAATCTGTGTCCATCAATTCATATACTATGTAGACATCATCAAAAGCTTCCCTCTTTGGTGGCCTAATAATGTCCTTGATAGCTATAATCTGAAACGAATAAAGCCTAATTAAAATGTGaaacataattttcaaaaaacaaaaaaacatcaGGGCTCCGGCTATCGAGAATTATCGAAACTGCAAAGGCTAGCAGAATAATGGGTTCAATTCAACCTACATTTTCATGATCCAAGTGGCGTAAAAGTTTAATCTCCCTCAAAGTCCTTTTCGCGTCTATACAGTTATCAAATGAATTGCCAATCTTCTTAATGGCAACCTCCTCATTAGTCTCCTTATTGATAGCAGCACTACATAAAAAGATGAAAAGAAACGAGAAGTTTGTACACATCGAAGCTGCATGAGCAAACAAGAATCTGCACAGCCTAGTATTGTACAATTTTACCCACGATGTCTTCCAACAAACAATAGATTCCATGCACAAAATTTCTCTCTCGTACAAAGAAAAgcataaaaaattatgtttcttaTACGCTCATAAGCCATAAATGACAGCACTAACGACCTTTCGCACCCGAATAAGGGCCGCGCCGCGCCGTACAAGGAGCAGACAGGTAGATATTATAAGTTTTGAAACTTTAACTCAAGGGACGTGAAAAAATTTCAATGTTCGATGCAAGTTTCCGCCTTCAGTAGAATACATTAACTGGTGCATCTGATTAGGTAATTAAAGATCTCTCACAAGACCATTGACAATTGAATTAATACTAAAATTTACCAGACAAGTCCGTAGGCGCCGCGACCAATAGGGCGGAGAGGGGGCACGTATTTGTTGGAGACCTCGAAAAAAGTACCGTGCACATTGTACCGCACGTATTTACCACCATGTGTCAGCACTCCATCAATGTTTGACCTGCTCGAAGCTGAGGCTGAGCTACTTTCTGGAGCCATGGGGATAAAATTATTGAGAAATGGCTATTGTGGAACACGGCGGCGGGGAAAGGAGAAGGAGGGGGACGTAGACAGAAGATAGGTAGAACAGAGGGGTATGTCCAAATGGACTCATCCACTCTCTGTCTATCGCTCTGCCTTCTTTGACTCCTTCAACAATGgtgtggaaaaaaaattattaattatgaattttaatcATCATATTTATCAAATCACACGGCTCTAAGGCTAGCCCATTATCTATTGCTTGGGATCTTAGGCTTTTACTTCTATGGGctaaaatatatgtttgatatatattgatgaattaatataaaatttatatgggATAGgagaacataaaatataattggtGATATCGATAGGATGGAGCTTAGTAGTTGATTATATCGGGTTGGTTAGATTTTTTATCGGACACACCGGAGATCAGGTGGAGAGTATTCGGGCTAAATAGTCTGCACACTTTAAAGAACAAAGAGCGTTAGTAGGGTACTGAGAGGTTTTCGGACGTGGTCACTTTGTTGTTCAAGTCAGTCAAGTGTttttttgtaaagaaaaatataatacaaaGAATATATATTGAAAGTTTATGAGAAATAGTAAGTGAATTGAATGTTTTACCCTTAATAAGAAAAACCTtggtatttataaaaatataagtaatGATGATCTTGTTTTCAGTGTTCGGTTGTTATTCATTGTAAGATGATTGCTCATGCCATGCTTTCTGACACTTATATCTCTGACAACCCAGACTGTCTCTAGTCTAGTTACATCATCCCAACATGCACTGAGTGACAGAAACATGATTCCGAAGTATGGAATCCAATATTATGGACTTGGAAACGACACATGTATTGATGTATCCAAGCAGATGATCATGGTGCGATAATGAGGACATAGCCCTCAATCTCTTAAATCTGTTACACCACTCGACCTCAGTCGAGCCTATGTTGGTCTGATTATCTTATCTGTTTTTTGCAATTCCGGGAATGGTCCCTATCTGACTCTTATCTTGGCTTTGAGTTATATATGACCATGGTTCCGACCCCTCCTCAGCCCAAGTTATAGGATGACCTGAGTATTTATCAGGTATCGATGGGGTGAggtgtccaaaatattttttaaaaaattaaacataatttataattaaaaaaaagtatttttaaagaaaaaattgacTCGTCGCCTTTCCTCGGGATCCAAACAGCCTGTCCCATTTTGGCTCGCTACCACAAAAATAATAACTCATCTTGCTTCTTCTTCATGGTGGGATTGACTAACCTGAATGGCCTGACCCGTTTTGACGGATCTAGGTGGAGTAAAAACTCACAAACATGAATTAAATCTACATTTATATcaagtcttttgtgagacagtctcacagatctttatttgtgagacgggtcaatcttatccatatttacaataaaaataattttttcatgaatgatccaaataaaatatcaatatcacaaaattgatctataAGACCATCttacaagattttttttaataatatagaaAAACTCATAAACATGAATTAAATCTATAATTATATCAcgttttttgtgagacagtctcacagatatttattcgtgagacgtgtcaatatttccatatttacaattaaaaataataatttttaatgaatgtccaaataaaatatcaagatcacaaaaattgatttgtgagaccatctcatatGATTTTTTGCGTTTTTATATTATAGAATGAAATTAacacaaattaaattttattatattgtactatatattttgaaaatattaaaaataagctTAATTTCAAgctatttcaattttttttttaaagaagaatACTCGTTCATCTAGTCAATTTTTTTAGTGTTTATCATCATCAGTCCAGAGAATAACACTCTAAGGCTGCGTTTGGTAggttggataaaataaactaatgattagtatgtaaataataaaaaaatgattgtgatagaaatgtaatatatgatgtaaaatagtattatgtttggtatgatttttaagtacgagataattttgaattttttgatgaaatgacaaaattgtcATTCTCCTTCGACGACGGAGGTGGCGGTCGGTGGGCGGCAACGGCGGTCGGTGGGCGGTCGTGacgggaagtggtggtgagtttagATAtaggagaagggtaaaattagaaaaataatatggattgagagttggataaataatcctagggtgaggagtgattattttatctcaCCTAATACAACCTAATCATTTATAGGAATGATTGagttggttaaataaaaatcataccaaacgcTTGATTAGGTGAGTTTAGAAATCATAAACCCACCCAATCACCCAAACCAAACGCCCCCTAATAGTATATGGATATCTCGGCCTCTTGCTTTTTCtgtcaataatatttttatcataaaatttagCCCACACCGACATAAAATCCAGTATACACTGTAGCCGAATGAAGTTCGTACCACAATGCACAACTTTTCTTATAGGAACACAGTCATATAGGAAATGGATATggaattatatatacatatattatatgatatCCTCATATTTTCGATCCGATCCAGATGTGATTTGGGCCAACCCGATCAACGTCAATTCCATGAGTCGAAATGATTGAATACATTCAAGACCAAAATTGAGGTCCAATAAATTAATCGGAGTTCGATCCGTTACTCTTCGCTTTGAGATGATCCTTCACGGTAGAAGAGCACCCGAACACATTATGGCGCCAATTACCAGACCCAAGAATGCA
This genomic window from Primulina huaijiensis isolate GDHJ02 chromosome 7, ASM1229523v2, whole genome shotgun sequence contains:
- the LOC140980352 gene encoding mitogen-activated protein kinase 4-like isoform X8, producing MAPESSSASASSRSNIDGVLTHGGKYVRYNVHGTFFEVSNKYVPPLRPIGRGAYGLVCAAINKETNEEVAIKKIGNSFDNCIDAKRTLREIKLLRHLDHENIIAIKDIIRPPKREAFDDVYIVYELMDTDLHQVIRSDQELTDDHCQYFLYQLLRGLKYIHSANVLHRDLKPSNLLLNANCDLKIGDFGLARTISETDFMTEYVVTRWYRAPELLLNCSEYTAAIDVWSVGCILAETMTREPLFPGKDYIHQLKLITELLGTPDEMSLKFLRSDNARRYVKQLPQFPKQQLLTRFPNMSPLALDLLGKLLKFDPSQRITVDEALCHPYLSSLHDINDEPICSMPFSFDFERPSITEENIRELIWRESENLRLF
- the LOC140980352 gene encoding mitogen-activated protein kinase 4-like isoform X3; amino-acid sequence: MAPESSSASASSRSNIDGVLTHGGKYVRYNVHGTFFEVSNKYVPPLRPIGRGAYGLVCAAINKETNEEVAIKKIGNSFDNCIDAKRTLREIKLLRHLDHENIIAIKDIIRPPKREAFDDVYIVYELMDTDLHQVIRSDQELTDDHCQYFLYQLLRGLKYIHSANVLHRDLKPSNLLLNANCDLKIGDFGLARTISETDFMTEYVVTRWYRAPELLLNCSEYTAAIDVWSVGCILAETMTREPLFPGKDYIHQLKLITELLGTPDEMSLKFLRSDNARRYVKQLPQFPKQQLLTRFPNMSPLALDLLGKLLKFDPSQRITVDEALCHPYLSSLHDINDEPICSMPFSFDFERPSITEENIRELIWRESGVLFWWIWGGQVRVVARVLSLGRGVGRHASYNV
- the LOC140980352 gene encoding mitogen-activated protein kinase 4-like isoform X9, giving the protein MAPESSSASASSRSNIDGVLTHGGKYVRYNVHGTFFEVSNKYVPPLRPIGRGAYGLVCAAINKETNEEVAIKKIGNSFDNCIDAKRTLREIKLLRHLDHENIIAIKDIIRPPKREAFDDVYIVYELMDTDLHQVIRSDQELTDDHCQYFLYQLLRGLKYIHSANVLHRDLKPSNLLLNANCDLKIGDFGLARTISETDFMTEYVVTRWYRAPELLLNCSEYTAAIDVWSVGCILAETMTREPLFPGKDYIHQLKLITELLGTPDEMSLKFLRSDNARRYVKQLPQFPKQQLLTRFPNMSPLALDLLGKLLKFDPSQRITVDEALCHPYLSSLHDINDEPICSMPFSFDFERPSITEENIRELIWRESHC
- the LOC140980352 gene encoding mitogen-activated protein kinase 4-like isoform X2; amino-acid sequence: MAPESSSASASSRSNIDGVLTHGGKYVRYNVHGTFFEVSNKYVPPLRPIGRGAYGLVCAAINKETNEEVAIKKIGNSFDNCIDAKRTLREIKLLRHLDHENIIAIKDIIRPPKREAFDDVYIVYELMDTDLHQVIRSDQELTDDHCQYFLYQLLRGLKYIHSANVLHRDLKPSNLLLNANCDLKIGDFGLARTISETDFMTEYVVTRWYRAPELLLNCSEYTAAIDVWSVGCILAETMTREPLFPGKDYIHQLKLITELLGTPDEMSLKFLRSDNARRYVKQLPQFPKQQLLTRFPNMSPLALDLLGKLLKFDPSQRITVDEALCHPYLSSLHDINDEPICSMPFSFDFERPSITEENIRELIWRESVEFNPGCFILVDLGRTSEGGSKGSFTRQGSGETCQL
- the LOC140980352 gene encoding mitogen-activated protein kinase 4-like isoform X7, translated to MAPESSSASASSRSNIDGVLTHGGKYVRYNVHGTFFEVSNKYVPPLRPIGRGAYGLVCAAINKETNEEVAIKKIGNSFDNCIDAKRTLREIKLLRHLDHENIIAIKDIIRPPKREAFDDVYIVYELMDTDLHQVIRSDQELTDDHCQYFLYQLLRGLKYIHSANVLHRDLKPSNLLLNANCDLKIGDFGLARTISETDFMTEYVVTRWYRAPELLLNCSEYTAAIDVWSVGCILAETMTREPLFPGKDYIHQLKLITELLGTPDEMSLKFLRSDNARRYVKQLPQFPKQQLLTRFPNMSPLALDLLGKLLKFDPSQRITVDEALCHPYLSSLHDINDEPICSMPFSFDFERPSITEENIRELIWRESVNSDIEPRI
- the LOC140980352 gene encoding mitogen-activated protein kinase 4-like isoform X4 codes for the protein MAPESSSASASSRSNIDGVLTHGGKYVRYNVHGTFFEVSNKYVPPLRPIGRGAYGLVCAAINKETNEEVAIKKIGNSFDNCIDAKRTLREIKLLRHLDHENIIAIKDIIRPPKREAFDDVYIVYELMDTDLHQVIRSDQELTDDHCQYFLYQLLRGLKYIHSANVLHRDLKPSNLLLNANCDLKIGDFGLARTISETDFMTEYVVTRWYRAPELLLNCSEYTAAIDVWSVGCILAETMTREPLFPGKDYIHQLKLITELLGTPDEMSLKFLRSDNARRYVKQLPQFPKQQLLTRFPNMSPLALDLLGKLLKFDPSQRITVDEALCHPYLSSLHDINDEPICSMPFSFDFERPSITEENIRELIWRESVEFNPALLNLIEAAIVEGLTKYAPDM
- the LOC140980352 gene encoding mitogen-activated protein kinase 4-like isoform X6, with product MAPESSSASASSRSNIDGVLTHGGKYVRYNVHGTFFEVSNKYVPPLRPIGRGAYGLVCAAINKETNEEVAIKKIGNSFDNCIDAKRTLREIKLLRHLDHENIIAIKDIIRPPKREAFDDVYIVYELMDTDLHQVIRSDQELTDDHCQYFLYQLLRGLKYIHSANVLHRDLKPSNLLLNANCDLKIGDFGLARTISETDFMTEYVVTRWYRAPELLLNCSEYTAAIDVWSVGCILAETMTREPLFPGKDYIHQLKLITELLGTPDEMSLKFLRSDNARRYVKQLPQFPKQQLLTRFPNMSPLALDLLGKLLKFDPSQRITVDEALCHPYLSSLHDINDEPICSMPFSFDFERPSITEENIRELIWRESDIQSVYQMMLL
- the LOC140980352 gene encoding mitogen-activated protein kinase 4-like isoform X1, producing the protein MAPESSSASASSRSNIDGVLTHGGKYVRYNVHGTFFEVSNKYVPPLRPIGRGAYGLVCAAINKETNEEVAIKKIGNSFDNCIDAKRTLREIKLLRHLDHENIIAIKDIIRPPKREAFDDVYIVYELMDTDLHQVIRSDQELTDDHCQYFLYQLLRGLKYIHSANVLHRDLKPSNLLLNANCDLKIGDFGLARTISETDFMTEYVVTRWYRAPELLLNCSEYTAAIDVWSVGCILAETMTREPLFPGKDYIHQLKLITELLGTPDEMSLKFLRSDNARRYVKQLPQFPKQQLLTRFPNMSPLALDLLGKLLKFDPSQRITVDEALCHPYLSSLHDINDEPICSMPFSFDFERPSITEENIRELIWRESVEFNPGESALILMLELLDGIANSCKDLLLMLLFKCIGWSSIPISGS
- the LOC140980352 gene encoding mitogen-activated protein kinase 4-like isoform X5, whose product is MAPESSSASASSRSNIDGVLTHGGKYVRYNVHGTFFEVSNKYVPPLRPIGRGAYGLVCAAINKETNEEVAIKKIGNSFDNCIDAKRTLREIKLLRHLDHENIIAIKDIIRPPKREAFDDVYIVYELMDTDLHQVIRSDQELTDDHCQYFLYQLLRGLKYIHSANVLHRDLKPSNLLLNANCDLKIGDFGLARTISETDFMTEYVVTRWYRAPELLLNCSEYTAAIDVWSVGCILAETMTREPLFPGKDYIHQLKLITELLGTPDEMSLKFLRSDNARRYVKQLPQFPKQQLLTRFPNMSPLALDLLGKLLKFDPSQRITVDEALCHPYLSSLHDINDEPICSMPFSFDFERPSITEENIRELIWRESVEFNPGHSISIPNDATLTGG